A window of the Lactuca sativa cultivar Salinas chromosome 5, Lsat_Salinas_v11, whole genome shotgun sequence genome harbors these coding sequences:
- the LOC111888505 gene encoding LOW QUALITY PROTEIN: agamous-like MADS-box protein AGL62 (The sequence of the model RefSeq protein was modified relative to this genomic sequence to represent the inferred CDS: substituted 2 bases at 2 genomic stop codons): MAPKRSLGRQKIKMAQIQKKSHLQVTFSKRRVGLFKKAGELCTLCGVDIAIVVFSPAEKVYSFGHPKVDSVVDRFLTRKQNHMSTNLHLEXAHRIASIPDLNLQQTYMRDELEAEKKRRETLDEMRKASQSQFWWEAPIQDLNLHELEQLKDSMEELKKTISIQVNKLFLENSNYVPIFGTNNITRGDGDYYXMKPKPSISASCTSSHVHSYGHF; encoded by the coding sequence ATGGCGCCTAAGAGAAGTTTGGGTCGCCAAAAGATTAAAATGGCGCAAATTCAGAAAAAATCCCATCTGCAAGTGACTTTCTCAAAGAGACGAGTAGGGCTGTTTAAGAAGGCTGGTGAGCTTTGCACATTGTGTGGGGTTGACATTGCTATCGTGGTCTTTTCTCCGGCTGAGAAAGTCTATTCATTTGGCCACCCAAAAGTTGACTCAGTTGTTGATAGATTTCTAACCCGGAAACAAAATCATATGTCTACAAATTTACATCTTGAATAGGCGCATAGGATAGCTTCAATTCCTGATCTAAATTTGCAACAAACATACATGCGGGATGAGTTAGAAGCTGAGAAGAAAAGAAGGGAGACGCTTGATGAAATGAGGAAGGCTAGCCAGAGCCAATTCTGGTGGGAAGCACCAATTCAGGACTTGAATCTCCATGAGCTTGAACAACTAAAGGATTCAATGGAGGAACTCAAAAAGACTATCTCTATACAAGTCAATAAGCTTTTCCTCGAGAATTCGAACTATGTGCCAATTTTTGGTACTAATAATATTACTAGAGGTGATGGTGATTATTATTAGATGAAGCCTAAACCCAGCATATCAGCATCTTGTACTTCTTCTCACGTTCATAGCTATGGCCATTTTTAA